In Vanessa atalanta chromosome 3, ilVanAtal1.2, whole genome shotgun sequence, one genomic interval encodes:
- the LOC125076897 gene encoding uncharacterized protein LOC125076897 — translation MLKNTFSFVAIFMVVLCCEGTIVRFPNDQPILEDQQVLRFENEPHEQWQTHVMDFINLVDVDSVLSTVVRFIDDPEVMKFIGFLLSPKFKDMVWEFESFEEFKEAYIYLETKGYDIKDVIDYVNTIFNLPEFDKPQRVLREAGNDAGVSGFIAAIVGKLPLQEMADLLKSKVENYPEVAEFVEVIDSPEFVNIMQRMLSSEKFGDFKSTFETYGVDFNFICLIISEVFGDGSDKIICGNKQDIYM, via the exons ATGTTGAAAAATACATTCAGTTTTGTTGCTATATTTATGGTAGTTTTGTGTTGTGAAGGAACGATTGTAAGATTTCCAAATGATCAGCCTATTTTAGAAGATCAGCAGGTTCTGAGGTTTGAAAATGAACCACATGAACAATGGCAGACTCATGTTATGGATTTTATAAACTTGGTAGATGTAGATTCAGTGTTGAGCACCGTTGTAAGGTTTATAGATGACCCAGAAGTGATGAAGTTTATTGGATTCCTTTTAAGCCCAAAGTTTAAGGATATGGTTTGGGAATTTGAAAGTTTTGAAGAATTTAAAGAG GCTTATATATATCTGGAAACTAAGGGCTATGATATTAAAGATGTAATTGATTAcgtaaatacaattttcaatttacCTGAATTTGATAAACCCCAAAGGGTTTTGAGGGAGGCGGGTAATGACGCGGGGGTTTCCGGATTCATTGCGGCTATTGTTGGAAAATTACCTCTGCAAGAAATGGCAGATCTATTGAAGAGTAAAGTGGAAAACTACCCAGAAGTAGCAGAATTCGTTGAAGTTATTGATTCTCCCGAGTTTGTGAATATTATGCAAAGAATGCTAAGTAGTGAGAAGTTTGGTGACTTTAAATCGACATTTGAAACTTACGGCGTagatttcaatttcatttgtttaataattagcGAAGTATTTGGTGATGGATCCGATAAAATTATTTGCGGAAATAAACaagacatatatatgtaa